A portion of the Blastochloris tepida genome contains these proteins:
- the purU gene encoding formyltetrahydrofolate deformylase, translated as MQLQLPQNQIVQATGSGPAQTQYTLTISCPDRIGVVAEVSGFLAHHECFITSSQHFGDTETGQFFMRTAFLLPPGMSFADLTPKFTPIGNKFQMRWWFHDEARRDRVLLMVSKQGHCLNNMLYLYLSGSLGIEIPAIVSNHRDLEQMSGWHRIPFYHLPVTNETRALQEEKIIKLVDDLKIDLVVLARYMQILSPRLCEALAWRAINIHHSFLPSFKGAMPYHQAHARGVKLIGATAHYVTKDLDEGPIIEQDVERVDHTLTVDELITIGRDIETRVLSRAVRWHTQHRVLPNGTKTVVFR; from the coding sequence ATGCAGCTTCAGCTTCCGCAGAACCAGATCGTGCAGGCCACCGGCTCCGGGCCTGCCCAGACCCAGTACACGCTGACGATCTCCTGTCCCGACCGCATCGGCGTGGTGGCGGAGGTCTCAGGCTTCCTCGCCCATCACGAGTGCTTCATCACCTCGTCCCAGCATTTCGGCGACACCGAGACCGGCCAGTTCTTCATGCGCACGGCCTTCCTGCTGCCGCCGGGCATGTCGTTTGCGGACCTGACGCCGAAATTCACGCCGATCGGCAACAAGTTCCAGATGCGGTGGTGGTTCCACGACGAGGCGCGCCGGGATCGCGTGCTGCTCATGGTCTCGAAGCAGGGCCACTGCCTCAACAACATGCTCTATCTCTATCTGAGCGGCAGCCTGGGCATCGAGATTCCGGCCATCGTCTCCAACCACCGCGACCTGGAGCAGATGAGCGGCTGGCACCGCATCCCGTTCTATCACCTGCCGGTCACCAACGAGACGCGCGCCCTGCAGGAAGAGAAGATCATCAAGCTGGTCGATGACCTGAAGATCGACCTCGTGGTGCTCGCCCGATACATGCAGATCCTGTCGCCCCGGCTGTGCGAGGCGCTGGCGTGGCGGGCGATCAACATCCACCACTCGTTCCTGCCGAGCTTCAAGGGCGCCATGCCCTACCATCAGGCCCACGCCCGCGGCGTGAAGCTGATCGGCGCCACCGCCCACTACGTCACCAAGGATCTCGATGAGGGTCCGATCATCGAGCAGGACGTCGAGCGCGTCGACCACACGCTGACGGTGGACGAACTGATCACCATCGGCCGCGACATCGAAACGCGCGTGCTGTCGCGCGCGGTGCGCTGGCATACCCAGCACCGCGTGCTGCCCAACGGCACCAAGACGGTCGTGTTCCGCTGA
- the rpsU gene encoding 30S ribosomal protein S21, translated as MQVLVRDNNVDQALKVLKKKMQREGIFREMKQRRSYEKPSERKTREKAEAVRRMRKAARKQAQREGLLPAPKKPLRDARGRPGFGPRPSGFGPRPAAPATAAGV; from the coding sequence TTGCAGGTTCTCGTACGTGACAACAATGTTGACCAGGCGCTGAAGGTTCTCAAGAAAAAGATGCAGCGCGAAGGCATCTTCCGCGAAATGAAGCAGCGGCGGTCCTACGAGAAGCCATCGGAGCGCAAGACCCGCGAGAAGGCCGAGGCCGTCCGCCGCATGCGCAAGGCCGCCCGCAAGCAGGCCCAGCGCGAGGGTCTCCTGCCGGCGCCGAAGAAGCCGCTGCGCGATGCCCGCGGCCGTCCCGGCTTCGGACCGCGTCCGTCCGGCTTCGGACCGCGCCCGGCTGCGCCGGCCACGGCGGCCGGCGTTTGA
- a CDS encoding cold-shock protein, producing MITGTVKFYNDQKGYGFIRPDNGGKDVFVHATALERAGMRGLAEGQKVAFDTAEDRRSGKVAVNNIQPA from the coding sequence ATGATCACGGGCACCGTGAAATTCTATAACGATCAAAAGGGCTATGGCTTCATCCGGCCGGACAATGGCGGCAAGGACGTGTTCGTCCACGCCACCGCGCTGGAGCGCGCCGGCATGCGCGGCCTCGCCGAGGGCCAGAAGGTCGCCTTCGACACCGCCGAGGACCGCCGCAGCGGCAAGGTCGCGGTCAACAACATCCAGCCGGCGTAA
- the cbpA gene encoding modified peptide precursor CbpA yields MDQTTTPIRPAAEAPAPRPAVIAIRKSCDAEGTGLSHFVLMDKEAAK; encoded by the coding sequence ATGGACCAGACCACCACCCCCATCCGCCCCGCCGCCGAGGCGCCCGCGCCGCGCCCGGCCGTCATTGCCATCCGCAAGAGCTGCGATGCCGAGGGCACCGGCCTGTCGCACTTCGTGCTGATGGACAAAGAGGCGGCGAAATGA
- the cbpB gene encoding peptide-modifying radical SAM enzyme CbpB produces MNAPLMATGRLAAPGAAPSRGRFVNSGNGPAFQPYDIGHPTHIALIAPDTAFWALIAKDRLAETLAGGALIDGYREQADAFAREMAALRFGLKPSAVYVNATERCNLNCTYCYIPAEMRRDGTDMDASTLLDALARLDAYFRRHMPEGRKPQIIFHGAEPMIAKDAIFAGIDAFRDRFRFGVQTNATLLDDKAVDFLTSRGVGIGLSLDAPVPEIADRTRANWNGAGVYAKVVEAIARLKGYPAFNVICTMSTENLDQLVPMVEFLHAREVPACMLNVIRCTLPGARTVRADDAPLAHAFIAALERSHALYRETGRKLVVANFANILIGILAPTARRLMCDISPCGGGRAFFALAPNGDLFPCSEFIGLPAFKGGNLFADDIDEVLARPAFTKVSGRRVEDIAPCRTCAIRHFCGSPCPAEAHEMNGGMEKTGAYCEFYEEQTRTAFRLIAEGRHDDFLWDGWDAGTETVFDARALGW; encoded by the coding sequence ATGAACGCGCCGTTGATGGCAACAGGGCGTCTTGCGGCGCCTGGAGCGGCCCCCTCGCGGGGCCGCTTCGTCAACAGCGGCAATGGCCCGGCGTTCCAGCCCTACGACATCGGCCATCCCACCCACATCGCGTTGATCGCGCCCGACACCGCGTTCTGGGCGCTGATCGCCAAGGACCGGCTGGCAGAGACGCTGGCCGGCGGCGCGCTCATCGACGGCTATCGCGAGCAGGCGGATGCCTTCGCGCGCGAGATGGCGGCGTTGCGGTTCGGGCTGAAGCCGTCGGCGGTCTATGTCAATGCCACCGAGCGCTGCAATCTCAACTGCACCTATTGCTACATCCCCGCCGAGATGCGCCGCGACGGCACCGACATGGACGCATCGACGCTGCTCGATGCGCTGGCGCGACTGGATGCCTATTTCCGCCGCCACATGCCGGAGGGGCGCAAGCCGCAGATCATCTTCCACGGCGCCGAGCCGATGATCGCCAAGGACGCGATCTTTGCCGGCATCGATGCCTTCCGGGACCGCTTCCGCTTCGGCGTGCAGACCAACGCCACGCTGCTCGACGACAAGGCGGTGGATTTCCTCACCAGCCGCGGCGTCGGCATCGGCCTGTCGCTGGATGCGCCGGTGCCCGAGATCGCCGACCGCACCCGCGCCAACTGGAACGGCGCCGGGGTCTACGCCAAGGTGGTGGAGGCGATCGCGCGGCTGAAGGGCTATCCGGCCTTCAACGTCATCTGCACCATGTCGACCGAGAACCTCGACCAGCTCGTGCCGATGGTCGAGTTCCTGCACGCCCGCGAGGTGCCGGCCTGCATGCTCAACGTCATCCGCTGCACGCTGCCGGGCGCGCGCACCGTGCGCGCCGACGACGCGCCGCTGGCGCATGCGTTCATCGCGGCGCTGGAGCGGAGCCACGCGCTCTACCGCGAAACGGGGCGCAAGCTGGTGGTGGCAAACTTCGCCAACATCCTGATCGGCATCCTGGCGCCGACGGCGCGGCGGCTGATGTGCGATATCTCGCCGTGCGGCGGCGGGCGGGCGTTCTTCGCGCTGGCGCCGAACGGCGACCTCTTCCCGTGCAGCGAGTTCATCGGCCTGCCCGCCTTCAAGGGCGGCAATCTGTTCGCCGACGACATCGATGAGGTGCTGGCGCGCCCGGCGTTCACAAAGGTCTCCGGCCGCAGGGTCGAGGACATCGCGCCGTGCCGCACCTGCGCCATCCGTCACTTCTGCGGCTCGCCGTGCCCGGCCGAGGCGCACGAGATGAATGGCGGCATGGAGAAGACCGGCGCCTATTGCGAGTTCTATGAGGAGCAGACGCGCACCGCCTTCCGGCTGATCGCCGAGGGCCGGCACGACGACTTCCTGTGGGACGGCTGGGACGCCGGCACCGAGACGGTGTTCGACGCCCGCGCGTTGGGGTGGTGA
- a CDS encoding retron St85 family effector protein — protein MDHPLRETRNQALRQRVVRFLRDSYSVLGGGNIVFVCGGNGSHHMRTKFRDYCNNNHNDIIIFFPEFAMHDYFSGSMYNFLNLADFEKMIADLSHAIVLFPEAAGSYAEVGYFAGVKQIAKKTILVLDSKFQGSDSFISMGPARKIDKISMYAGNIQICYDNPDFSCVISRIKRNKFSLNRRKILFSTYNDISNFERMCIIHKCCEILSVATFDDIVFVLKGVFSARISTENVKQLMSILVGSGFIRRVGSYGHYCAVEGRKGFLFPREGFVEKESSLKLEIASICDDTEGEFYRLIDGVANAS, from the coding sequence GTGGACCACCCGCTGCGTGAGACTAGGAACCAAGCGCTCAGGCAGCGGGTGGTCCGTTTCTTAAGAGATTCATACAGTGTTCTTGGGGGCGGAAATATTGTATTTGTTTGCGGTGGGAATGGCTCTCACCATATGCGCACTAAGTTCCGCGATTATTGCAATAACAACCACAATGATATTATAATATTTTTTCCCGAATTTGCGATGCATGATTATTTTTCTGGGTCAATGTATAATTTTTTGAACTTAGCAGATTTTGAAAAAATGATCGCGGATTTATCTCATGCGATAGTTTTATTTCCAGAGGCTGCGGGGTCTTACGCAGAAGTTGGCTATTTTGCTGGCGTAAAGCAGATCGCGAAGAAAACAATACTTGTTCTGGACTCAAAATTTCAAGGAAGCGATAGCTTTATCTCAATGGGGCCAGCCAGAAAGATCGATAAAATCTCGATGTATGCGGGAAACATTCAAATTTGTTATGATAATCCAGATTTTTCTTGCGTAATATCTAGAATTAAGCGTAATAAATTTTCGCTAAACAGAAGAAAGATATTATTTTCTACTTATAACGACATTTCTAATTTTGAGAGAATGTGTATTATACACAAATGCTGTGAAATACTTTCGGTTGCGACATTCGATGACATTGTCTTCGTTCTGAAGGGTGTATTTTCTGCTAGAATCTCGACTGAGAATGTAAAGCAGTTGATGTCGATATTGGTTGGTTCTGGTTTTATAAGGCGTGTTGGTTCGTATGGGCATTATTGTGCTGTGGAGGGAAGGAAGGGGTTTCTTTTTCCTCGGGAAGGGTTCGTTGAGAAGGAGAGTAGTTTAAAGCTCGAAATTGCTTCGATTTGCGACGATACTGAAGGCGAATTTTATAGGTTGATCGACGGGGTTGCAAATGCTTCTTGA
- a CDS encoding retron St85 family RNA-directed DNA polymerase, with the protein MLLERLERQSRLSRGQLEQFAITASKRYKIYNIPKRNGGERQIEQPSRAIKAIQRWLNLNLIRKFPIHISSTAYNKGSSILRNAEFHKNTNFTVRIDFEDYFPSFRDNGIERFLQENRSVIGDPLDDNDISFIRNIVCRHGRLTIGAPSSPLLTNAIMFQFDGIVYQFCQSRGLVYTRYADDIFISATRANSLGDVADFVASVSTGYPYANLTINCRKTVFLSKKYRRVVTGMVITPQGSVSVGRNLKDEVRSGVYKFKNGIIDGDEIARIRGLVAYIYGVEPSFLGILERKYGDETIGRLLGGRPLVK; encoded by the coding sequence ATGCTTCTTGAGCGCCTTGAAAGGCAGAGTCGCCTATCGCGCGGACAGTTGGAGCAGTTTGCTATTACGGCTTCAAAGCGCTATAAAATTTATAATATTCCCAAGAGGAATGGAGGGGAAAGGCAAATCGAGCAGCCAAGTCGCGCAATTAAAGCTATCCAGCGCTGGCTGAATCTCAACTTGATAAGAAAATTTCCCATTCATATTTCTTCGACTGCGTATAATAAAGGTTCGAGCATTCTAAGAAATGCAGAATTCCACAAAAATACAAATTTTACTGTAAGAATTGACTTCGAAGACTATTTTCCATCATTTAGAGACAATGGTATTGAAAGATTTTTGCAAGAAAATAGATCTGTAATTGGTGACCCCCTAGACGATAATGATATTTCATTTATAAGAAATATAGTATGTCGGCATGGGCGGTTAACAATTGGCGCGCCGTCTTCTCCGCTTCTTACAAATGCAATTATGTTTCAGTTCGACGGTATTGTTTATCAGTTTTGTCAGAGTAGAGGGTTGGTCTATACGAGATATGCAGATGATATATTCATCTCTGCGACAAGAGCTAATTCATTGGGTGACGTTGCGGATTTTGTTGCAAGTGTGTCGACTGGGTATCCCTACGCTAATCTTACAATCAATTGTAGGAAGACGGTATTTCTTTCAAAAAAATATAGGAGGGTGGTGACGGGTATGGTAATTACCCCTCAGGGAAGCGTTTCCGTTGGAAGAAATTTGAAGGATGAGGTTAGAAGTGGTGTATATAAATTCAAGAATGGAATAATTGATGGTGATGAAATTGCAAGAATTCGAGGGCTTGTTGCGTATATTTACGGTGTTGAGCCGTCGTTCCTGGGTATCTTGGAGAGAAAATACGGGGATGAGACGATCGGGAGGCTTTTGGGTGGTCGCCCTCTCGTTAAATAG
- a CDS encoding DUF3592 domain-containing protein: MITRLALAALGILLVAWGLGMPLVATFGAEAEGRVTHVRRQGGERGEAVPNRYTYAIAYEFRLPDGTLAEGVTQRVGDAFAPRLSEGGRPLKVRYLPSFPRISTLGWRWENAIENLIVAAVGSLLIVLPWRSRKGAEKRARRQA; this comes from the coding sequence GTGATCACCCGTCTCGCTCTTGCCGCCCTCGGCATCCTGCTGGTCGCCTGGGGCCTCGGCATGCCGCTGGTGGCGACGTTCGGCGCCGAGGCCGAGGGCCGCGTTACCCATGTTCGTCGTCAGGGCGGCGAGCGGGGCGAGGCGGTGCCCAACCGCTACACCTACGCCATCGCCTATGAGTTCCGCCTGCCGGACGGCACGCTCGCCGAGGGCGTCACGCAGCGCGTGGGCGACGCGTTCGCGCCGCGGCTTTCCGAGGGCGGCCGCCCGCTCAAGGTGCGCTACCTGCCGAGTTTTCCGCGCATCAGCACGCTTGGCTGGCGGTGGGAGAATGCCATCGAGAATCTGATCGTCGCCGCGGTGGGCAGCCTTTTGATCGTGCTGCCGTGGCGGAGCCGCAAGGGGGCCGAAAAGCGGGCGCGCCGTCAGGCGTGA
- the panD gene encoding aspartate 1-decarboxylase yields the protein MHLRMFWSKIHRATITHADLHYEGSCTIDTDLMDAARILPNQELHVWNVTRGTRLVTYAIEGPRGSGVICINGAAAHGNRPGDLVILATFADMGFEEARAHTPTVVRVDEQNRITDIRAEIPGPADPTEARLMS from the coding sequence ATGCACCTGCGGATGTTCTGGTCGAAGATCCACCGCGCGACCATCACCCATGCCGACCTCCATTACGAGGGAAGCTGCACCATCGACACCGACCTGATGGACGCCGCGCGCATCCTGCCGAACCAGGAACTGCACGTGTGGAACGTCACCCGCGGCACCCGCCTCGTCACCTACGCCATCGAGGGGCCGCGCGGCTCCGGCGTCATCTGCATCAACGGCGCCGCCGCCCACGGCAACCGGCCGGGCGACCTCGTCATCCTCGCCACCTTCGCCGACATGGGCTTCGAGGAGGCCCGCGCCCACACCCCGACCGTGGTGCGGGTGGATGAGCAGAACCGCATCACCGACATCCGCGCCGAAATTCCGGGGCCGGCCGACCCCACTGAAGCGCGGTTGATGAGCTGA